One window from the genome of Nitrosospira multiformis encodes:
- a CDS encoding DMT family transporter has protein sequence MSTAIHSHRGWVAVFITICIWTGFILVTRHGGTGTLTSWDITSLRFGVGALIAIFFLPRITLPPLKVIMLFSLFGGIGYAVVVYAAFRMTPAAHASVLLPGALPFETAIIAWLWLGQKPLGRQRTALAIVFAGIVLTAADSFSRGPELTGSQILGDLLFLCGSSSWAVFTLLLGRYAIQPLAATVATTLGSAIVYLPVWWFFLPSTLGQAPAGEIALQAIYQGVLVVFIAMLFYTFAVHRLGSQTVALLMAFVPVISALAAVPLLGEPLSLLTLAGLGAVTAGAVLGTRTPLSKD, from the coding sequence ATGAGTACAGCGATCCATTCCCATCGCGGCTGGGTTGCGGTTTTCATCACCATATGCATCTGGACCGGCTTCATTCTTGTCACGCGTCATGGCGGCACAGGCACCCTTACCAGCTGGGATATCACGTCGCTGCGTTTTGGGGTTGGCGCGCTGATTGCGATCTTTTTTCTGCCACGAATAACACTGCCGCCGCTCAAGGTGATCATGCTGTTTTCCTTGTTTGGCGGCATCGGGTATGCAGTTGTCGTTTATGCCGCATTTCGCATGACACCCGCGGCGCATGCCTCGGTGTTGTTGCCTGGTGCATTGCCTTTCGAGACAGCCATCATTGCATGGTTATGGCTTGGGCAAAAACCATTAGGGCGGCAACGCACTGCGCTTGCCATTGTCTTTGCCGGCATCGTATTGACAGCCGCCGATTCATTCTCGCGCGGCCCGGAACTCACTGGTTCGCAAATTCTTGGCGACCTTCTTTTTCTTTGCGGTTCATCCTCATGGGCGGTTTTTACCCTGCTGCTTGGCCGCTATGCGATACAACCGCTTGCCGCGACGGTAGCCACCACGCTGGGTAGCGCCATCGTTTACCTGCCAGTCTGGTGGTTTTTTCTTCCCAGTACACTTGGGCAAGCCCCCGCTGGCGAAATTGCGCTTCAGGCAATATATCAGGGTGTGCTGGTGGTCTTCATCGCGATGCTGTTCTATACCTTTGCGGTGCATCGTCTTGGCTCCCAAACGGTAGCATTGCTGATGGCTTTTGTGCCTGTCATATCGGCACTCGCCGCCGTGCCTCTTCTGGGCGAACCGCTATCTTTGCTCACGTTGGCGGGGTTGGGAGCCGTGACGGCAGGGGCTGTCCTGGGAACACGGACGCCGTTAAGTAAAGATTAA
- the ovoA gene encoding 5-histidylcysteine sulfoxide synthase — translation MRSMPKLLFQRSPNLSGDDVAAKREEIRAYFHATLDRYEQLFETLHGDQAYFKKPISLRHPLIFYLGHTATFFANKLLLAGLVAERINPRLESMFAVGVDEMSWDDLNTTHYDWPSVEEVQTYRNAVRSIVDRLITETPLTLPIGWDHPWWTILMGIEHERIHLETSSVLIRQHALEHVRPHPAWEPCRKSGQAPQNQLIDVPAGLVSVGKNKADPVYGWDNEYGRHSAEVAAFQAGKYLVSNQEFLAFVEANGYGMESCWEEEGRAWQHHTRAGYPTFWVRHGSEWRLRLMTEEIPMPWDWPVEVNYHEAKAFCNWKAATTGQPFRLPTEDEWYRLYDVAGLSEIPQTEPAAANIHLDHSASSHPVNEFPQGEFYDVAGNVWQWTETPIYPFEGFDIHPHYDDFTTPTFDGRHNLMKGGSWISCGNESLKSARYAFRRHFFQHTGFRYVVADAPAVQHDSHYETDKLLSEYGEFHYGDEYFAVPNFPKALAELAIAAMGDKPAHKALDLGCASGRATFELARHFDDVTGIDFSARFIGQGVQLAGQGVLRYTLTDEGDLVFYKERTLTGLGLDAVKHKVKFYQGDACNLKTLFSGYDLILAANLIDRLYDPAKLLSSIHTRLNLGGLLMIASPYTWLEEHTRKEAWIGGFKRDGESFGTLDGLKEVLGSHFRLIQGPREVPFVIRETRRKFQHTLSEMTIWERIV, via the coding sequence ATGCGTTCTATGCCAAAATTGCTTTTCCAAAGAAGTCCCAACCTATCCGGCGACGATGTGGCTGCAAAGCGTGAGGAGATACGCGCCTATTTTCATGCCACGCTGGATCGTTACGAGCAGCTTTTTGAGACGCTGCATGGTGATCAAGCCTATTTTAAAAAACCGATATCATTGCGTCACCCGCTAATTTTCTACCTTGGCCATACGGCAACTTTCTTTGCTAACAAACTGTTGCTTGCGGGACTGGTGGCGGAACGAATCAATCCCAGACTTGAATCCATGTTCGCAGTCGGGGTCGACGAGATGAGCTGGGATGATCTGAATACCACCCATTACGACTGGCCGTCCGTTGAAGAGGTGCAAACCTATCGCAATGCCGTTCGCAGCATTGTCGACCGGCTCATCACCGAAACACCCCTTACCTTGCCGATTGGCTGGGACCATCCCTGGTGGACTATTCTGATGGGGATCGAGCATGAACGTATCCATCTGGAAACTTCCTCAGTGCTCATCCGGCAGCATGCGCTTGAACATGTCAGACCGCATCCCGCATGGGAACCTTGCCGGAAGTCCGGCCAGGCGCCACAGAATCAATTAATCGATGTGCCGGCGGGTCTGGTTTCTGTGGGCAAAAACAAGGCCGATCCTGTCTACGGATGGGACAATGAATATGGCCGTCATAGTGCGGAAGTTGCGGCATTCCAGGCTGGCAAATATCTGGTGAGCAATCAGGAATTTCTGGCTTTCGTTGAAGCCAATGGTTATGGCATGGAAAGCTGTTGGGAGGAAGAGGGCCGTGCGTGGCAGCATCATACACGCGCAGGCTACCCTACCTTCTGGGTCAGGCATGGTAGCGAGTGGCGGCTACGCTTGATGACCGAAGAAATACCGATGCCCTGGGATTGGCCGGTGGAAGTGAACTATCATGAGGCCAAAGCCTTTTGCAATTGGAAAGCCGCGACAACCGGCCAACCGTTCAGATTGCCAACAGAAGATGAATGGTATCGGCTTTATGACGTAGCCGGGTTGTCGGAGATTCCGCAAACCGAACCAGCGGCTGCCAATATCCATCTCGACCACTCCGCTTCCAGCCATCCCGTCAATGAATTTCCTCAAGGAGAGTTCTACGATGTGGCCGGTAACGTCTGGCAATGGACCGAAACGCCGATTTATCCGTTCGAGGGCTTTGACATCCATCCACATTACGACGATTTCACTACACCCACATTCGACGGACGACATAACCTCATGAAGGGGGGTTCCTGGATTTCATGCGGCAACGAGTCGCTCAAGAGTGCCCGTTATGCCTTTCGCCGTCATTTCTTCCAGCATACCGGGTTTCGCTACGTGGTGGCCGATGCGCCAGCCGTTCAACACGACTCTCACTACGAAACCGATAAGCTGCTCTCGGAATATGGCGAGTTTCATTATGGCGATGAATATTTTGCCGTTCCCAACTTCCCGAAGGCATTGGCCGAACTGGCGATTGCCGCCATGGGTGACAAACCGGCTCATAAGGCGCTGGATCTTGGTTGTGCTTCCGGACGAGCCACTTTCGAACTGGCACGGCATTTTGACGATGTGACCGGTATTGACTTCTCTGCCCGTTTCATTGGCCAGGGCGTCCAGCTTGCGGGCCAGGGCGTGCTGCGTTATACACTGACGGATGAGGGCGACCTCGTTTTTTATAAGGAACGTACCCTGACGGGCCTTGGTCTTGATGCTGTCAAACATAAGGTAAAGTTTTACCAGGGCGATGCCTGTAACCTTAAAACTCTGTTCAGCGGCTATGACCTGATCCTTGCCGCCAATCTGATCGATCGTCTTTATGATCCGGCCAAACTTCTCTCAAGCATTCATACACGGCTTAACCTGGGGGGGCTGTTGATGATTGCCTCGCCTTATACATGGCTGGAGGAGCATACCAGGAAGGAAGCATGGATCGGCGGATTCAAGCGGGATGGCGAAAGCTTCGGTACCCTGGATGGTCTGAAAGAAGTTCTGGGTAGTCATTTCAGATTGATTCAAGGCCCGCGAGAAGTGCCATTTGTCATTCGTGAAACCCGGCGGAAATTCCAGCACACGCTTTCGGAAATGACAATTTGGGAGCGAATTGTTTGA
- a CDS encoding MalY/PatB family protein, which produces MSGNDVSGHDFNRDINRSGTASLKYDGRQSMFGTAEVIPLWVADMDFAAPPAVTQALAKRAMHPVYGYTVYPDSLYESLIDWLRRRHGWDVRREWIMMCPGVVPSLYAAVMAFAEADGPVIVQPPVYFPFFSAVTGTGRQLAYNSLRLANNRYTMDFDHLEQCAAGARLLLLCSPHNPVGRVWSTRELKDILRIAKKHDLVIFSDEIHADLIYPGNKYHVLSMLAEASAGSSVNVVTAVAPSKTFNIPGLNLSALIVPDPESRKALTQVFDTMHVSASNPFSVVAFEAAYREGGAWLDELLIYLRQTRDYVAEYLATYLPDIRLIESEGTYLLWLDCRALTARLGINDAQLRHFFVHEAGVGMSPGTLFGETGSGFMRMNIGAPRHIIQVALENIREAEQRTRQGMMPA; this is translated from the coding sequence TTGAGTGGCAATGACGTTTCCGGCCATGATTTCAACCGCGACATCAATCGCTCAGGTACTGCCAGCCTCAAGTATGACGGGCGGCAAAGCATGTTTGGCACAGCGGAGGTCATTCCGCTATGGGTAGCGGACATGGATTTTGCCGCCCCCCCGGCCGTAACCCAGGCGCTTGCGAAACGTGCTATGCATCCGGTGTATGGCTATACCGTCTATCCGGACAGTTTGTATGAGTCGTTGATAGACTGGTTGAGGCGCCGCCATGGCTGGGACGTGCGGCGCGAGTGGATCATGATGTGCCCTGGTGTGGTTCCATCGCTGTATGCCGCTGTGATGGCTTTTGCCGAGGCGGACGGGCCGGTCATCGTGCAGCCGCCAGTGTATTTTCCTTTTTTTTCAGCCGTTACCGGCACCGGCAGACAGCTGGCATATAATTCGTTGCGCCTGGCGAACAACCGTTACACCATGGATTTTGATCATCTGGAGCAATGTGCGGCAGGAGCCCGCCTGCTACTGCTATGTTCGCCGCATAATCCGGTCGGCAGGGTATGGAGTACGCGGGAGCTTAAGGACATTCTGCGAATAGCGAAGAAGCACGATCTGGTAATATTTTCAGATGAAATCCATGCCGATCTGATCTACCCCGGAAACAAATATCATGTACTTTCCATGCTGGCGGAGGCATCGGCCGGGAGTAGCGTTAATGTTGTAACCGCCGTTGCACCCAGCAAGACGTTCAATATTCCAGGGCTGAATCTTTCCGCTCTGATCGTGCCTGATCCGGAGAGTCGCAAAGCACTGACCCAGGTGTTTGACACCATGCACGTCAGCGCATCCAATCCATTCAGTGTCGTCGCGTTCGAGGCGGCCTACCGGGAAGGTGGGGCATGGCTGGATGAGTTGCTGATTTATCTCCGGCAGACGCGGGATTACGTAGCGGAGTATCTGGCTACCTATCTTCCGGATATCCGGCTTATTGAATCGGAGGGCACCTACCTGCTATGGCTCGATTGCCGTGCGCTGACTGCCCGATTGGGAATCAATGATGCACAATTGCGGCATTTCTTCGTGCATGAAGCCGGCGTGGGCATGAGTCCCGGTACACTGTTCGGCGAGACAGGCAGCGGTTTCATGCGCATGAATATTGGCGCACCGCGCCATATTATCCAGGTAGCTCTTGAAAATATCAGGGAAGCGGAGCAAAGAACCAGGCAAGGAATGATGCCGGCCTGA
- a CDS encoding cyanophycin metabolism-associated DUF1854 family protein, producing the protein MIDRLSYRLSRNAFGRLVFTGTDGEAHEGVIPVRAFPITAPDYGIALIGQHGHELAWIDRLCDLPDGLRTLVETELASREFIPEIRHIHDVSSFVTPSTWQVETDRGKTSFILKGEEDIRRLAPPALLIADSHGIQFLIRDRFALDSRSRKILDRFL; encoded by the coding sequence ATGATTGACAGGCTGAGTTACCGGCTGAGCCGGAATGCCTTCGGACGGCTGGTGTTTACCGGAACGGATGGCGAAGCGCATGAGGGGGTCATTCCCGTGCGCGCGTTTCCGATCACTGCCCCGGATTATGGTATTGCGCTGATCGGCCAGCATGGTCATGAGCTGGCGTGGATTGACCGGCTGTGCGATTTGCCGGATGGGTTGCGTACGCTAGTCGAAACCGAGCTGGCCAGCCGCGAGTTCATTCCCGAAATCAGGCATATTCACGATGTATCGAGTTTTGTCACGCCAAGTACCTGGCAGGTGGAAACGGATCGGGGCAAAACATCCTTTATCCTCAAAGGTGAGGAAGACATCCGCCGGCTCGCCCCGCCAGCCCTGCTGATTGCGGATAGCCACGGCATTCAGTTCCTGATTCGCGACCGTTTTGCGCTCGATTCTCGCAGCCGCAAGATTCTGGACCGATTTCTCTAG
- a CDS encoding cyanophycin metabolism-associated ABC transporter gives MTDITLSSISSVSALSGVAPLTLPSAWAAQVESQLLAEEKVLAWLETDLDTQLHFSSGLVVVTNQALLASPGAAQEGAAWRRWVYQPGLRLIHHDYSGVGSLELVNADSRLACWRYTLGGDTAAARLIEHFTEQLDYQLTGEPLQPSVDVVCPKCQRILDAPLLPGEEACVACRREIHVSPSTWTLFRLWRFAKPYQWRLLTGFLLTLGSTAATLVPPYMTMPLMDNVLIPYQNGKPIDTALVTFYLTGLLGAAFVAWGLGWTRTYMLARVSERIGADLRTATYDHLLKLSHAYFGGKRTGDLMARIGSETDRLNVFLSLHLLDFATDVLMMVMTIIILVSIDPWLALVTLMPLPVIAWLIHLVRDRLRTGFEKVDRVWAEVTSVLADTIPGIRVVKAFAQEKREAARFRAANDRNLEVNDRVNKVWSVFTPTVTLLTEVGLLVVWVFGIWQVSKDQITVGVLTAFLAYISRFYLRLDSMSRIVSFTQKAAAGTKRIFEILDHVSSVPEPVHPVHLPVVKGRIELCGVGFRYGTRSVTRDISITIEPGEMIGLVGHSGSGKSTLVNLICRFYDVTEGAILLDGVDIRSLPVAEYRKHIGLVLQEPFLFFGTIAENIAYGKLDAKREEVVAAARAAHAHEFILRLPHGYDSLVGERGQALSGGERQRISIARALLIDPRILILDEATSSVDTTTEKEIQRALENLVRGRTTIAIAHRLSTLRDANRLIVLDRDSVIETGNHAQLMAQEGHYYGLYQAQARNVDTEDDLRRPDIDRKTEDGRE, from the coding sequence ATGACAGACATTACGCTTTCTTCTATTTCCTCCGTCAGCGCCTTGTCCGGCGTCGCGCCGCTAACCCTGCCTTCCGCATGGGCCGCGCAAGTCGAGTCGCAACTTTTGGCTGAAGAAAAGGTACTTGCCTGGCTGGAAACTGATCTTGATACGCAACTGCATTTTTCTTCCGGGCTGGTGGTTGTGACCAATCAAGCCCTGTTGGCTAGTCCAGGGGCGGCTCAGGAAGGCGCAGCCTGGCGGAGGTGGGTTTACCAGCCAGGGCTGAGACTGATTCATCACGATTATTCCGGCGTTGGCAGTCTCGAACTTGTTAACGCGGATTCACGGCTTGCCTGCTGGCGTTACACCCTCGGCGGCGACACTGCGGCCGCGCGTCTGATCGAACATTTTACAGAGCAACTGGATTACCAGCTTACTGGAGAGCCGCTGCAGCCATCCGTGGATGTTGTATGCCCCAAGTGCCAGAGAATACTTGATGCGCCGTTATTGCCGGGTGAAGAAGCGTGCGTGGCGTGCAGAAGAGAAATACATGTATCGCCCTCGACCTGGACGCTGTTTCGTTTATGGCGTTTTGCCAAACCTTATCAATGGCGGTTGCTCACGGGTTTTCTGCTGACGCTGGGCAGTACGGCGGCGACGCTGGTACCGCCTTACATGACCATGCCGCTGATGGATAACGTGCTGATTCCCTATCAGAACGGCAAACCGATCGATACCGCTCTCGTCACGTTTTATCTCACCGGTCTGCTCGGCGCCGCCTTCGTGGCGTGGGGGCTGGGCTGGACGCGAACTTACATGCTGGCGCGGGTTTCTGAACGTATCGGTGCCGATCTACGCACCGCAACCTACGACCATCTGCTCAAACTTTCGCATGCCTATTTCGGCGGCAAACGTACTGGCGACCTGATGGCGCGCATCGGCTCGGAAACCGATCGCCTCAATGTTTTTCTATCGCTGCATTTGCTGGATTTCGCTACCGATGTGCTGATGATGGTCATGACGATTATCATCCTGGTTTCGATCGATCCCTGGCTCGCGCTGGTAACCCTGATGCCGCTACCTGTCATCGCCTGGCTGATCCATCTGGTACGCGATAGATTACGCACCGGGTTCGAAAAGGTCGATCGCGTCTGGGCCGAGGTCACCAGCGTGCTTGCCGATACCATTCCCGGCATACGTGTGGTCAAGGCGTTTGCGCAGGAGAAGCGCGAGGCGGCGCGCTTTCGCGCAGCGAACGACCGTAATCTGGAGGTTAACGACCGGGTCAACAAGGTCTGGTCAGTGTTCACGCCTACCGTGACCCTGCTGACCGAAGTCGGGTTGCTTGTGGTGTGGGTTTTTGGCATCTGGCAGGTATCGAAAGACCAGATTACGGTGGGTGTGCTCACCGCCTTTCTTGCCTATATCAGCCGTTTCTATCTGCGGCTCGATTCGATGAGCCGCATCGTCTCGTTTACGCAGAAAGCGGCGGCCGGCACCAAACGTATCTTCGAAATCCTTGATCACGTTTCCAGTGTTCCGGAGCCCGTACACCCCGTGCATCTGCCTGTCGTCAAAGGCCGTATCGAGTTATGCGGCGTCGGGTTCCGCTACGGCACCCGCAGTGTGACGCGTGACATCAGCATCACCATCGAGCCAGGTGAAATGATCGGCCTGGTAGGGCACAGCGGCTCGGGCAAGAGCACACTTGTCAATCTGATCTGCCGTTTCTACGATGTTACCGAAGGCGCGATTTTGCTGGATGGAGTAGACATCCGCTCGTTGCCGGTCGCCGAATATCGCAAGCACATCGGTCTGGTGCTCCAGGAACCTTTCCTGTTTTTTGGAACGATTGCCGAGAACATTGCATATGGCAAACTGGATGCGAAGCGGGAGGAGGTTGTTGCCGCGGCCCGTGCCGCCCATGCCCATGAGTTCATCCTGCGTCTGCCACACGGTTACGACTCTCTGGTCGGTGAGCGGGGGCAGGCACTCTCGGGAGGTGAACGGCAGCGCATATCCATTGCTCGCGCACTGCTCATCGATCCCCGCATTCTGATCCTTGATGAAGCCACTTCTTCTGTTGACACAACCACCGAAAAAGAAATCCAGAGAGCGCTCGAAAATCTCGTGCGTGGACGCACAACTATCGCCATTGCTCACCGTCTTTCCACCTTACGCGACGCCAATCGGCTGATCGTGCTCGACCGTGACAGCGTTATCGAAACCGGCAATCATGCTCAACTGATGGCGCAGGAAGGTCATTATTACGGCCTCTATCAGGCGCAGGCGCGCAATGTCGACACCGAGGATGATTTGCGCAGACCGGATATTGATCGCAAAACCGAGGATGGACGAGAATGA
- a CDS encoding cyanophycin synthetase: MLARPNTNTDHEVERDIKFLEIRHLNGPNIWTCRPVLEAIVDIGELEDFPSDTIPGFYERLSSWLPSLIEHRCSYGERGGFLRRLKEGTWPGHILEHVTLELQNLAGMSGGFGRARETSRRGVYKVTVSAWHEGIARNALFAARELVLAAMEHQPPGKPYDVKGTIERLRDMVDSLWLGPSTACIVEAATSRNIPSIRLLAKGNLVQLGYGARSQRIWTAETDRTPAIAESISRDKDLTKSLLRSCGVPVPEGRIVDSGEDAWEAAQDIGLPVVIKPCDGNHGRGVFIELTTREEIEPAYHAALAQGSGVLVERYVPGTEHRLLVVGGRLIAANRGDSVSVTGDGKSTISELIAHQINSDPRRGATEDHPLNLISIDGVTIMEIARQGFTIDSVPPAGLDVLIQRNGNHAFDVTDEVHSSIAAAASLAARIIGLDIAGIDLVARDISRPLTEQGGAIVEVNAGPGLLMHIKPAVGTPRPVGKAIVDHLFPDDNDGRIPVVGITGSYGKTTVAHLVAQLLALTGRHTGLACGDGFYFDHRQVYKGNHANWKSANNILMNRSIEAAVFENSGDGILGEGLAYDWCQVGIVTNVDISRHYGRYDIETPKQVFDVLRTQVDVVLPAGAAVLNAREPMLVEMAALCNGEVIYFSLDPELPVINAHRTSGTESVGQVHSNRAVIARDGNILLVTGFSEITLARLADVPVTQGGHATLEIENVLAAVGAAWALGIAPALIRNGIESFPGIQDRKNLAAESMLPNE, translated from the coding sequence ATGCTGGCTCGTCCAAATACGAATACTGACCATGAGGTTGAAAGGGACATTAAATTTCTTGAGATACGGCATCTGAATGGGCCCAACATCTGGACCTGCCGCCCGGTACTTGAGGCAATCGTCGACATCGGCGAACTCGAAGACTTTCCATCCGACACCATTCCAGGGTTTTATGAGCGTTTATCTTCCTGGCTTCCTTCACTGATCGAACACCGCTGCAGCTATGGAGAACGGGGCGGCTTCCTGCGCCGGCTCAAGGAAGGCACCTGGCCAGGCCATATTCTCGAACACGTTACGCTTGAATTGCAAAACCTGGCTGGTATGTCTGGCGGTTTCGGCAGAGCTCGTGAAACTTCGCGGCGCGGCGTTTACAAGGTTACCGTTAGCGCCTGGCATGAGGGTATTGCGCGCAACGCCTTATTCGCGGCTCGTGAGCTGGTACTGGCGGCGATGGAACACCAACCACCCGGCAAGCCCTATGATGTCAAGGGTACGATTGAGCGCCTGCGCGATATGGTCGATTCGCTCTGGCTGGGGCCATCCACCGCATGCATCGTCGAGGCCGCCACCAGCCGCAACATTCCTTCCATCCGCCTTCTTGCCAAAGGCAATCTGGTGCAGCTCGGCTATGGTGCGCGCAGCCAGCGTATCTGGACAGCCGAAACCGACCGCACACCGGCGATTGCGGAAAGCATCTCGCGTGACAAGGATCTGACCAAGTCATTGCTCCGGTCCTGCGGCGTTCCTGTTCCCGAGGGCCGCATTGTCGATAGCGGCGAAGATGCTTGGGAGGCCGCACAGGATATCGGTTTGCCGGTCGTCATCAAACCCTGCGACGGGAACCATGGGCGCGGTGTTTTCATTGAACTGACTACGCGCGAAGAGATTGAACCGGCCTATCACGCAGCATTGGCACAAGGTAGCGGTGTTTTGGTTGAACGCTATGTTCCGGGTACCGAACATCGCTTGCTGGTTGTTGGCGGCCGGCTCATCGCCGCGAACCGGGGTGACTCGGTATCGGTTACCGGCGATGGCAAGTCAACCATCAGTGAGTTGATCGCTCATCAGATCAATTCCGATCCGCGCCGTGGAGCGACCGAAGATCACCCGCTCAACCTGATCAGCATAGATGGCGTAACTATCATGGAGATTGCCCGTCAGGGCTTTACCATCGACTCGGTACCGCCGGCTGGGCTCGACGTCCTGATTCAGCGTAACGGCAATCATGCTTTCGACGTCACTGACGAAGTGCATTCGAGTATTGCCGCGGCCGCTTCACTTGCAGCCCGTATTATTGGATTGGATATTGCCGGCATTGATCTTGTTGCCAGAGATATCTCGCGGCCACTCACCGAGCAGGGCGGGGCTATTGTCGAAGTCAATGCCGGCCCCGGGCTGCTGATGCACATTAAGCCCGCTGTAGGTACTCCTCGTCCGGTGGGTAAAGCCATCGTCGATCATCTCTTCCCGGATGATAACGATGGCCGTATTCCTGTCGTGGGGATAACAGGCAGTTACGGTAAAACCACTGTAGCGCACCTTGTCGCTCAGTTGCTTGCACTCACCGGCCGGCATACGGGGCTGGCTTGTGGCGACGGATTTTATTTCGACCACAGGCAGGTTTATAAGGGCAATCATGCCAACTGGAAGTCAGCCAATAATATTCTGATGAATCGCTCGATTGAAGCGGCGGTTTTTGAGAATAGCGGCGATGGTATTTTGGGTGAGGGTCTGGCCTACGATTGGTGTCAAGTCGGTATCGTTACCAATGTTGACATTAGCCGGCATTATGGCCGCTACGATATCGAGACACCGAAACAGGTTTTCGATGTTCTGCGCACTCAGGTGGACGTAGTGCTGCCGGCGGGCGCAGCGGTGCTCAACGCAAGAGAGCCGATGCTTGTCGAGATGGCTGCGCTGTGTAATGGCGAGGTGATCTACTTCAGTCTCGACCCTGAGCTGCCAGTCATCAATGCGCATCGTACAAGTGGCACAGAAAGTGTGGGGCAGGTACACAGCAACCGTGCCGTTATCGCTCGTGACGGAAACATTCTGCTCGTTACCGGCTTCAGTGAAATAACACTGGCCAGATTGGCTGACGTGCCAGTTACGCAAGGAGGGCATGCGACGCTGGAGATCGAGAATGTTCTGGCGGCGGTGGGCGCTGCGTGGGCGCTTGGTATCGCGCCCGCTCTCATTCGTAATGGAATTGAGAGTTTCCCGGGCATTCAAGACAGAAAAAACCTTGCCGCCGAATCAATGCTCCCGAATGAATAA